The following are encoded in a window of Etheostoma spectabile isolate EspeVRDwgs_2016 unplaced genomic scaffold, UIUC_Espe_1.0 scaffold314, whole genome shotgun sequence genomic DNA:
- the LOC116686079 gene encoding ubiquitin-conjugating enzyme E2 D2 isoform X1: protein MALKRIHKELNDLARDPPAQCSAGPVGDDMFHWQATIMGPSDSPYQGGVFFLTIHFPTDYPFKPPKVAFTTRIYHPNINSNGSICLDILRSQWSPALTISKVLLSICSLLCDPNPDDPLVPEIARIYKTDSQRYNKLAQEWTTKYAML, encoded by the exons ATGGCTCTGAAAAGGATCCACAAG GAGCTTAATGACCTGGCTCGTGACCCTCCAGCACAGTGCTCAGCTGGCCCAGTGGGTGATGACA TGTTTCACTGGCAAGCCACAATCATGGGACCT AGTGACAGTCCATATCAGGGAGGTGTTTTCTTCTTGACAATTCATTTTCCAACAGACTACCCCTTCAAACCACCCAAG gttgCTTTTACGACAAGAATTTACCACCCAAATATTAACAGTAATGGCAGTATCTGTCTGGATATTCTCAGATCACAGTGGTCTCCTGCACTTACTATTTCTAAAG TTCTTCTCTCCATTTGCTCACTCCTATGTGACCCAAACCCTGATGACCCACTAGTGCCAGAGATCGCACGAATCTACAAAACAGATAGTCAaag GTACAATAAACTAGCTCAGGAGTGGACAACCAAGTATGCCATGCTTTAG
- the zmp:0000000662 gene encoding RING finger protein 145, with translation MPRLEELANVALRVPSLLVLDLLYKCDIEGLTEHIKAKNEDMLFKYKYVIWNMYYIGHLINVVVLVLPLRHIVMLYLHILAAMLLYMGHQVSKDYVREELQYGFEGAVYLDSLAFNRFVSAMTSQIILSTLCAFLMKTRKVWLFSAHMLPLLARLCAAHHTTLLTVNTLSMGLTGAGITVFLLSHVFVPYRLAKAAYSELLQLEVIELYRLLAVGISLWNQFAVPVLFSVFWFVLFIVQLFPDTMSGLASAGHQGIMFFLLTSVSECCATPYSLLGLTFVVSYLALGLLNLCKFYLGGYAGVQNDNVMHRGVTEGVTLLLLALQTGLLDMQALQRTFLLSIILFIVVTSTLQSMIEITDPVILALGASRNRSVWKHFRGLSMCLLLLVFPVFMAYKISQFFHMDFWLLILVSSCMLTSLQVTGTMLIYSLFMVELFRSDPIESLDEVIYWVNAVSRVLEFVVALCVVAYGTWESLFGEWSWMGASVIIIHSYFNVWLRAQSGWRSFLLRQEAAKKINSLPRATARQLQQHNDVCSICFQEMSSAVITYCGHFFHGNCLRKWLYVQETCPMCHQTVRPTLTGQSPASGDTPAAPTPIQRDTGPNLAAQEGDQNPDNGTSQETPSDATTPDPTEEREETKSFEDGDCGCENKDKSTENNREAVQGLCFSSSGDFVGFVSPVSSCSSGGNFSSHVPLGKKSPLNMANKGEESGKDSPLPSSLNEYTVESQSDTNRAELEDISTFSPRVAQNANGNNHNSCEGTSESWNSFDSPESNKKHEASGVSLVDSPSVKSCNENSGLLDCIDDPPNHKGNNTYSDLDLDGLREVETVSKTPRLSSSEASFSCTSTDNSN, from the exons atgccTCGTCTGGAAGAGTTGGCCAACGTTGCCCTCAGGGTGCCGAGTCTACTGGTGCTGGACCTGCTGTATAAATGTGACATAGAAGGTTTAACGGAGCACATCAAAGCCAAAAATGAAGACATGcttttcaaatacaaatatgtCATCTGGAACATGTACTACATTG GTCATCTGATAAATGTGGTGGTGTTGGTTCTGCCATTGAGACACATTGTGATGCTCTACCTCCACATCCTCGCTGCCATGCTCCTATACATGGGGCATCAGGTTTCTAA GGATTATGTTCGTGAGGAGCTGCAGTACGGTTTTGAAGGAGCTGTGTACCTCGACTCTCTGGCCTTCAACAGATTTGTCTCTGCAATGACTA GTCAGATCATTCTCAGCACACTGTGTGCTTTCCTGATGAAGACCAGAAAGGTGTGGTTGTTCTCTGCTCACATGCTCCCCCTGCTGGCCAGACTCTGCGCTGCGCATCACACCACTCTGTTAACTGTCAACACTTTGTCCATGGGACTGACTGGAGCGGGAATCACCGTGTTCCTCCTCTCGCATGTCTTTGTGCCATATCGCCTTGCAAAGGCTGCCTATTCAGAGTTGCTGCAGCTGGAG GTGATCGAACTGTACAGACTTCTGGCTGTGGGAATCTCTTTGTGGAACCAGTTTGCCGTCCCAGTGCTCTTCAGTGTCTTTTGGTTTGTTCTGTTCATCGTCCAGCTGTTCCCAGACACCATGTCTGGCCTCGCCTCTGCAGGCCATCAGGGAATCATGTTCTTCCTGCTCACCAG TGTCTCTGAATGCTGTGCCACACCGTACTCTcttctgggtctgacctttgtgGTGTCCTATCTCGCTCTCGGACTGCTCAACCTATGCAAGTTCTACCTGGGAGGTTATGCAGGGGTTCAGAATGACAACGTCATGCACAG AGGTGTGACCGAGGGCGTCACTCTGCTCCTGCTTGCTCTCCAGACGGGCCTGTTAGACATGCAGGCACTGCAGCGCACCTTCCTCCTCAGCATCATCCTCTTCATCGTGGTGACTTCAACCCTGCAGTCGATGATCGAAATAACAGATCCAGTTATTCTGGCCCTGGGGGCGTCCCGCAACAG GAGTGTGTGGAAACACTTCCGTGGCCTCAGCAtgtgtcttcttcttctggttTTCCCTGTCTTCATGGCTTATAAAATCTCCCAGTTCTTCCACATGGACTTCTGGCTCCTTATACTGGTGTCTAGCTGCATGCTGACCTCCCTTCAG GTTACAGGCACTATGCTGATCTACTCCCTCTTCATGGTGGAGCTGTTCCGCAGCGACCCAATCGAGAGCCTGGACGAGGTGATCTACTGGGTGAACGCCGTCAGCAGGGTGCTGGAGTTTGTGGTGGCGCTCTGCGTAGTGGCGTACGGCACCTGGGAGTCGCTGTTCGGCGAGTGGAGCTGGATGGGCGCCTCCGTCATTATCATCCACTCTTACTTCAACGTTTGGCTCCGAGCTCAGTCTGGCTGGAGGAGCTTCCTGCTCCGACAGGAAGCGGCAAAGAAGATCAACTCCCTCCCCAGAGCCACGGCTCGacagctgcagcagcacaaCGACGTCTGTTCCATCTGCTTTCAG GAAATGAGCTCTGCTGTGATAACATACTGCGGACATTTCTTCCATGGCAACTGCCTCCGCAAGTGGCTGTATGTGCAGGAGACCTGCCCCATGTGCCACCAAACGGTCCGACCCACCCTGACCGGTCAGAGCCCAGCTTCAGGCGACACTCCGGCTGCTCCAACTCCAATTCAGAGAGACACGGGCCCCAATCTGGCTGCACAAGAGGGAGATCAGAACCCGGACAACGGCACGTCCCAAGAAACTCCGAGCGATGCCACAACTCCTGATCCAACCGAGGAGCGGGAGGAGACTAAAAGCTTTGAGGATGGAGATTGCGGGTgcgaaaataaagacaaatccACTGAAAATAACAGGGAAGCGGTCCAAGGTCTTTGTTTCAGCTCTAGTGGAGACTTTGTTGGATTTGTCAGCCCAGTGTCCAGCTGCTCTTCAGGGGGTAATTTTAGTTCCCATGTGCCGTTGGGTAAAAAGTCTCCTCTTAACATGGCCAACAAAGGGGAGGAGAGTGGCAAGGACTCACCGTTGCCATCATCTTTAAATGAGTACACGGTGGAGAGCCAATCGGATACTAATAGAGCAGAACTTGAAGACATCAGTACTTTCTCTCCTAGAGTGGCACAGAATGCCAATGGTAATAACCATAACAGCTGTGAAGGGACATCTGAATCATGGAACAGCTTTGATTCACCagaatcaaacaaaaaacatgaggCATCTGGTGTGAGCCTTGTCGATAGCCCGTCTGTCAAATCATGTAATGAAAACTCAGGACTCTTAGACTGCATTGACGATCCTCCGAATCATAAAGGAAACAACACATATTCCGACTTGGACCTGGATGGgctcagagaggttgaaactgtgTCTAAGACACCTCGGCTGTCCTCCTCCGAGGCATCCTTTTCTTGCACAAGCACAGACAACAGCAACTGA
- the LOC116686079 gene encoding ubiquitin-conjugating enzyme E2 D2 isoform X2, producing MALKRIHKELNDLARDPPAQCSAGPVGDDMFHWQATIMGPSDSPYQGGVFFLTIHFPTDYPFKPPKVAFTTRIYHPNINSNGSICLDILRSQWSPALTISKVLLSICSLLCDPNPDDPLVPEIARIYKTDSQRYTRMAKDWTHKYAM from the exons ATGGCTCTGAAAAGGATCCACAAG GAGCTTAATGACCTGGCTCGTGACCCTCCAGCACAGTGCTCAGCTGGCCCAGTGGGTGATGACA TGTTTCACTGGCAAGCCACAATCATGGGACCT AGTGACAGTCCATATCAGGGAGGTGTTTTCTTCTTGACAATTCATTTTCCAACAGACTACCCCTTCAAACCACCCAAG gttgCTTTTACGACAAGAATTTACCACCCAAATATTAACAGTAATGGCAGTATCTGTCTGGATATTCTCAGATCACAGTGGTCTCCTGCACTTACTATTTCTAAAG TTCTTCTCTCCATTTGCTCACTCCTATGTGACCCAAACCCTGATGACCCACTAGTGCCAGAGATCGCACGAATCTACAAAACAGATAGTCAaag